A portion of the Fibrobacter sp. genome contains these proteins:
- a CDS encoding helix-hairpin-helix domain-containing protein has product MNSAERKVLHVALALFLVGILVRFLPWGLPSVDFVDIGERPRRVETPPLQSKLEYAARGAPEAVETDEGVNENLHKKAGKKPRKKKAVVRFPLHINTATADELCALKGVGPKLAEKIIAFREQHGPFDGPASLQKVPGIGKKKLEGMLQWVIFD; this is encoded by the coding sequence ATGAATTCTGCTGAACGAAAAGTCCTTCATGTAGCACTGGCCCTCTTTTTGGTGGGAATCTTGGTGAGGTTCCTGCCGTGGGGGCTGCCTTCCGTCGATTTTGTGGACATCGGGGAGCGCCCGAGGAGGGTGGAAACGCCCCCTTTGCAGTCCAAGTTGGAATATGCGGCCCGCGGTGCCCCGGAGGCTGTCGAAACTGACGAAGGTGTAAACGAAAATTTACACAAGAAGGCGGGTAAAAAGCCCCGAAAAAAGAAGGCGGTAGTCCGCTTTCCCTTGCATATCAATACTGCGACGGCGGACGAACTTTGCGCGCTGAAGGGCGTCGGGCCCAAGCTCGCAGAGAAAATTATCGCCTTCAGGGAGCAGCACGGACCCTTCGACGGGCCTGCGAGCCTCCAAAAAGTACCCGGAATTGGCAAAAAAAAATTGGAGGGCATGTTACAATGGGTGATTTTTGATTAG